A genomic stretch from Setaria italica strain Yugu1 chromosome VII, Setaria_italica_v2.0, whole genome shotgun sequence includes:
- the LOC101752767 gene encoding beta-1,4-mannosyl-glycoprotein 4-beta-N-acetylglucosaminyltransferase — MSEAGHYGYKKTDGICDGVCGEPASKAALTMSRLKCALRGFDLRALMALLIGVPILILMIYAHGQKVTYFLRPIWESPPQPFKTIPHYYHENVTMENLCKLHGWKVRDTPRRVFDAVLFSNELDILEIRWNELSPYVSEFVLLESNSTFTGMKKPLHFKENRHRFGFAESRLTYGMVGGRFMKGENPFVEESYQRVALDQLIRIAKIEDDDLLIMSDVDEIPSGHTIDLLRWCDNIPDILHLQLRNYLYSFEFFLDDKSWRASIHRYRSGKTRYAHFRQTDELLADSGWHCSFCFRYISDFAFKMQAYSHVDRIRFKYFLNPERIQDVICRGADLFDMLPEEYTFQEIIAKLGPIPSTYSAVHLPSYLLKNVDRFKYLLPGNCRRESG, encoded by the exons ATGTCGGAGGCGGGGCACTACGGGTACAAGAAGACCGACGGCATCTGCGACGGCGTGTGCGGCGAG CCTGCGTCAAAGGCAGCTCTGACCATGTCAAGGCTAAAGTGTGCGCTACGGGGATTTGATCTCAGGGCACTTATGGCCCTCTTGATTGGTGTGCCAATCCTAATCTTAATGATATATGCGCATGGTCAGAAGGTCACATACTTCCTCCGGCCAATCTGGGAATCTCCTCCCCAGCCCTTCAAGACAATCCCTCACTACTACCATGAGAATGTCACCATGGAGAATCTCTGTAAGTTACATGGGTGGAAGGTCCGGGATACTCCTCGCCGTGTGTTTGATGCTGTACTCTTCAGCAATGAGCTTGATATACTCGAAATCCGTTGGAATGAACTAAGTCCCTATGTGTCAGAGTTTGTGCTTCTTGAGTCCAACTCAACCTTCACTGGCATGAAAAAGCCCCTCCACTTCAAGGAAAACCGTCATCGCTTTGGATTTGCTGAATCACGGCTGACATATGGTATGGTCGGGGGAAGGTTCATGAAGGGGGAGAACCCATTTGTTGAGGAGTCATATCAGAGGGTTGCCCTGGACCAGCTTATTAGGATTGCAAAAATAGAAGATGATGACCTGCTGATCATGTCGGATGTTGATGAAATCCCAAGCGGCCACACAATTGATCTCTTGAGGTGGTGTGACAACATTCCAGACATTCTTCATCTTCAGCTCAGGAATTATCTTTACTCGTTTGAGTTTTTCCTGGATGATAAGAGCTGGAGGGCATCAATACACAGGTACCGATCTGGAAAGACGAGGTATGCACACTTCCGGCAGACAGATGAGCTTCTTGCTGATTCAGGGTGGCATTGCAGCTTTTGCTTCCGCTACATTAGCGATTTTGCCTTCAAAATGCAAGCTTATAGTCATGTTGACCGGATCAGGTTCAAGTACTTTCTGAACCCTGAAAGGATTCAAGATGTCATCTGCAGAGGGGCAGATCTTTTTGATATGCTTCCAGAAGAATACACATTCCAAGAAATCATTGCCAAGCTGGGGCCGATCCCAAGCACATATTCTGCCGTTCATCTTCCTAGTTATCTGCTAAAGAATGTTGACCGGTTTAAATATCTTCTACCGGGCAACTGCAGAAGAGAAAGTGGCTAA